From Erigeron canadensis isolate Cc75 chromosome 8, C_canadensis_v1, whole genome shotgun sequence, one genomic window encodes:
- the LOC122578492 gene encoding protein STAY-GREEN homolog, chloroplastic-like, translating to MASLILPTQQNPLSCSFLHQNTLLFTNNKMKKSQPMVPVARLFGPSIFEASKLKVLFVGVDEKKHPGKLPRTYTLTHSDITSKLTLAISQTINNSQLQGWYNKLYRDEVVAEWRKVKGNMSLHVHCHISGGHFLLDLCARLRFFIFTKELPLVLKAFAHGDGNLLNNYPELQDASVWVYFHSNIQEFNRVECWGPLKEAVGPVSTSAASGSTNINVEGESMKWEIPKPCLEDCSCCFPPMSSIPWSHDLLKNQAADDNDNGATHQGLQQKA from the exons ATGGCTTCGTTAATCCTTCCTACACAACAAAATCCTCTATCTTGTTCCTTTCTGCATCAAAACACTCTGTTGTTCACCAAcaacaagatgaagaaaagtCAGCCCATGGTTCCT GTTGCAAGATTATTCGGGCCATCAATATTTGAAGCGTCAAAGCTGAAAGTGTTGTTTGTAGGAGTAGATGAGAAGAAGCATCCTGGGAAACTTCCAAGAACATATACGCTTACCCACAGTGATATTACTTCTAAACTGACTCTTGCTATCTCTCAAACCATCAATAATTCCCAG TTACAAGGTTGGTATAATAAGTTGTACAGAGATGAAGTGGTAGCAGAATGGAGGAAAGTGAAAGGGAATATGTCTCTTCATGTTCATTGTCACATAAGCGGCGGCCATTTCCTTCTTGACTTGTGTGCTCGCTTAAGGTTCTTCATTTTTACCAAAGAACTTCCTCTG GTATTGAAAGCATTTGCTCATGGAGATGGGAATTTGCTAAACAACTACCCAGAGTTACAAGATGCTTCAGTTTGGGTTTACTTTCATTCCAACATTCAAGAGTTCAACAGGGTTGAATGTTGGGGCCCGCTTAAAGAAGCAGTTGGACCCGTGTCCACCTCAGCAGCATCTGGATCCACCAATATTAATGTTGAAGGTGAATCAATGAAATGGGAAATACCGAAGCCATGCCTGGAAGACTGCTCATGTTGTTTCCCACCAATGAGTTCAATCCCCTGGTCTCATGATCTTTTGAAGAATCAAGCAGcagatgataatgataatggtGCCACCCACCAAGGGTTACAACAAAAAGcataa
- the LOC122578362 gene encoding uncharacterized protein LOC122578362, with translation MGYSDHLYLKWVMLALFLLITSRSIHIEAQGIKSARLLDLMIRDYTFKSYKKYFRTGRAYQINLPSNLTGIKVYTSRYRCGSLKRYGATITEFHLKAGVEAHPCIERILIVTQNLGNNWSNIYYDNYDQLVGYQLVSPVLGLLAYNSGDDANFNMQFEVKIRSPDKGGIEIDFTNYTSNGSSTLDGRIKMCATFRGDGKVTLEKEVAPNICVAMSHGHFGLVVQSPLLPVRKKMKRWTVAFGSSVGAGIAVFLVGLLLIAMFVKVKKKARLEEMERRAYEEEALQVSMVGHVIRAHTASATRTSPRIEQELRAPRSVS, from the coding sequence atggggTATAGTGATCATCTTTATCTCAAATGGGTGATGCTTGCCctctttttattaataacatCACGATCGATTCACATTGAAGCTCAAGGGATCAAATCCGCAAGGCTCCTAGATCTCATGATTCGAGATTACACGTTCAAGTCATACAAAAAGTACTTCAGGACGGGCAGAGCGTACCAAATCAACTTGCCATCAAATCTCACTGGCATTAAGGTTTATACGTCAAGGTACCGATGTGGCAGCCTCAAGAGATATGGTGCAACTATTACTGAATTCCACCTGAAAGCTGGTGTAGAAGCTCATCCTTGTATAGAAAGAATCCTTATAGTGACCCAAAACCTAGGAAACAATTGGTCCAATATTTACTATGATAACTATGATCAATTAGTTGGTTACCAACTTGTGTCACCTGTACTAGGTTTACTAGCTTATAACTCTGGGGACGATGCGAATTTTAACATGCAGTTTGAGGTTAAAATTCGGTCCCCAGATAAGGGTGGGATTGAAATAGACTTTACTAATTACACATCGAATGGAAGCTCAACGTTAGATGGTAGAATAAAGATGTGTGCAACATTCAGAGGAGATGGAAAGGTGACACTAGAAAAAGAGGTTGCACCCAACATTTGTGTTGCCATGAGCCATGGGCATTTTGGGCTGGTGGTGCAATCCCCATTGTTGCCGGtgaggaagaagatgaaaaggTGGACCGTTGCATTTGGAAGCTCGGTTGGTGCTGGCATCGCTGTATTTCTGGTTGGGTTGCTTTTGATCGCGATGTTCGTAAAGGTAAAGAAGAAAGCAAGATTAGAGGAAATGGAGAGAAGGGCGTATGAGGAAGAAGCACTACAAGTTTCAATGGTAGGACACGTGATCAGGGCACATACTGCTTCTGCAACCAGAACTAGTCCAAGAATTGAGCAAGAACTTAGGGCTCCTCGATCGGTAAGTTAA
- the LOC122578363 gene encoding expansin-A7-like translates to MALFHPSWVFCLAITVFVSFGSVLVAAGYASPRVPIVYRPSAWTLAHATFYGDESASSTMGGACGYGNLITNGYGTDTAALSSTLFNNGYACGQCYQMRCVTSPWCSRGIVTVTATNLCPPNWSEDSNNGGWCNPPRTHFDMAKPAFMKIAQWKAGIVPVMYRRVPCVRKGGLRFSFQGNGYWLLVYIMNVGGAGDIKSMWVKGTKTAWISMSHNWGASYQAFATLRGQALSFRLTSFTTKQTITAYNVAPANWNLGLTYQANVNFH, encoded by the exons ATGGCTTTATTTCATCCATCATGGGTATTCTGCCTTGCAATCACCGTATTTGTTTCATTTGGTTCGGTATTGGTTGCAGCGGGGTATGCTTCCCCTCGTGTGCCAATTGTGTACCGCCCGAGTGCATGGACTCTTGCCCATGCCACGTTTTATGGGGATGAGTCTGCATCTTCAACCATGG GCGGTGCTTGTGGAtatggaaacttgataacaaaTGGATACGGCACGGATACTGCTGCATTAAGCTCCACACTATTTAACAACGGATATGCATGCGGACAATGTTATCAGATGAGATGTGTCACATCTCCATGGTGCTCGAGAGGCATTGTTACTGTAACCGCCACAAACCTGTGCCCCCCTAACTGGTCTGAGGACTCCAATAACGGCGGATGGTGCAACCCACCTAGAACCCATTTCGACATGGCCAAGCCCGCTTTCATGAAAATCGCTCAATGGAAAGCCGGCATTGTCCCAGTCATGTACCGTAG GGTGCCCTGCGTAAGGAAAGGGGGTCTTAGATTTTCTTTCCAAGGAAACGGCTACTGGCTCCTCGTCTACATTATGAACGTTGGTGGTGCAGGTGATATCAAAAGCATGTGGGTCAAAGGAACCAAGACGGCTTGGATAAGCATGAGCCATAACTGGGGCGCGTCATATCAAGCCTTTGCAACACTTCGCGGCCAAGCCCTTTCATTTAGGCTAACTTCCTTCACAACCAAACAGACGATAACAGCTTACAATGTTGCCCCGGCTAACTGGAACCTTGGATTAACTTACCAAGCTAATGTCAACTTCCATTAA